In Biomphalaria glabrata chromosome 11, xgBioGlab47.1, whole genome shotgun sequence, the following proteins share a genomic window:
- the LOC106063790 gene encoding uncharacterized protein LOC106063790, whose protein sequence is MERLFRPKELDIEPSSPSAAEKWLHWLRTFENFISSVSHCEIDKKKLLENYVSSSVFQYISECTTFEESIKVLQNVYVKPKSKIFARHMITLCRQENGQTVDSFLLKLKSMAKDCDFKAVTAEEHRDIFVRDAFITGLASNSIRLRLLEKSTLTLQCAYEEARQLEYAHNHAMAYNICSETPCGASAHEESLSPMTKVEHEVSAATSKRCFFCGNSPHQRFRCPARDATCNLCGKRGHFQKVCKSTRQTLKSTTSAIVKADDDTSRTTTVGSSWASTPASGLTKSTISILVNGVPLKALVDTGSSESYISSSIAKRYKWKLETSRNRIYMASTHLSRTTHGHIFAKIKYKDEQYESVKLSLLDGLVSDVILGLDFISQHEKLMIPFEGKRSTLQVCTLKAARVEAPRLFANLAPNCHPIATKSRKYSMPDSKFIQTEIKRLLSDKIIEPSTSPWRAQIIVTTNERHKKRMVIDYSQTINRFTYLDAYPVPKVDELVQEISKYSMYSTFDLKSAYHQIPIRDDEKQYTAFEAGGKLYQFCRIPFGVTNGVAAFQRTINAIIEEAGLQDTFAYVDNVTICGLDSISHDQNLQRFLNAAKKYGITFNNDKSAIATNKVCLLGYEISQGQLRPDPERFQALRNLPPPQDMKSQKRVIGLLSYYSQWIPNFSNKIHLLVNNKAFPPPEQVQQAFKQLKHELENAAVSTIDYNRPLTVETDASDIAIAATLNQDGRPVAFFSRTLTNSERRHSAVEKEAYAIVEALRKWLHYLISRPFTLVTDQRSVSFMFDQQNKGKIKNEKIQRWRLELSCFQYDVVYRPGKQNAAADTFSRNHFASAMTGEDLKLLHNNLCHPGVTRLLHFVRTKNLPFSCEDVRKVVNQCKTCAELKPRFFKQFSGTLIKATQPYQRVSIDFKGPLPSATHNKYLLTMVDEYSRFPFAYPCPDMSSSTVIKCLNQLFSFVGMPEYVHSDRGTSFMSREVQSFLHERGIATSRTTAFNPSGNGQIERLNKTLWNAVTLALKDLDLPISRWELVLNQALYSIRSLLSTATNETPHERVFRFNRKSSFGISIPTWLSSPGRVLLRRENRSSKYDPLTEEVELLMCNPQYAVVRLPSGKEETVSLRRLAPTPSPSTTTSEPSFFPQGEDNEYPPETRNTEVPVNTPTVIQERKEPLVGSEDLRALPLENTPLDAQELTSDSQTVEQDSQPRYNLRERRTRPNYRV, encoded by the coding sequence atggaacgtctatttaggccaaaagagctggacatagagcctagctcgccatcggctgccgagaagtggctgcactggctcagaacatttgagaatttcatctcctcagtctctcattgcgagattgacaaaaagaaattactagaaaactacgtttcttcgagcgtatttcagtacataagtgagtgtaccacgttcgaagaatcaatcaaagttctacaaaatgtctacgtgaagcctaaaagcaaaatttttgcacggcacatgataactctttgtcgacaagagaacggacaaaccgttgactccttcctacttaagcttaaaagtatggccaaagactgtgacttcaaagctgtcaccgctgaagaacacagagatatcttcgtaagagacgccttcattactggactggcttcaaacagcataaggctgcgactcttagagaaatctactctaactctacagtgcgcctatgaagaggcaagacaacttgaatatgcccataaccatgccatggcgtataacatctgctctgaaactccctgtggagctagcgcccacgaggagagcctttctccaatgacaaaagtagaacacgaggtgagtgcggcgactagtaaaagatgtttcttttgtggaaacagcccacatcaacgctttagatgtccggcccgtgacgctacatgcaacttgtgcggtaagaggggccatttccagaaagtctgtaaatcgaccagacagacactcaaatctacaacctcagccatagtgaaagcagatgatgacacgtctcggactacaaccgttggatcttcctgggcatcgacaccagcgtccggtcttactaaatctactatttcaatactcgtcaatggagtaccattgaaggctctcgtagatacggggagcagtgaaagctatatatcttcttcaattgctaaaaggtacaaatggaaattagaaacgtccagaaacagaatatacatggcctctacacatctttctcgcactactcacggccatattttcgctaaaataaagtacaaagatgaacaatatgaaagtgttaagctctcactactagatggactagtatctgatgtaatcttagggctagatttcatcagccagcacgaaaaactgatgatcccatttgaaggaaaacgaagcactctccaggtctgtacgctgaaagctgcacgagttgaagcccctcgcctcttcgctaatctggctcctaactgccatcccatagccactaaatctagaaaatattctatgcctgactccaaattcattcaaactgaaatcaagagacttctatctgacaaaattattgagccttccacgtccccgtggcgagcccagataattgtaacaacgaatgaaaggcacaaaaagagaatggttatcgactatagccaaaccatcaatcgattcacttacctcgacgcgtatcccgtgccaaaagtggatgaactggtgcaggaaatatctaaatactcaatgtacagtacatttgacctcaaaagcgcttaccaccagatacctatcagggatgatgagaagcagtacacggcgttcgaggctggcggaaagctttatcagttttgcCGCATTCCTTTTGGAGTGACAAACGGAGTCGCCGCATTTCAGAGGACGATCAACGCAATAATTGAGGAGGCAGGGCTACAGGACACGTTCGCTTACGTGGATAACGTTACCATCTGCGGACTTGACTCCATTAGCCACGACCAGAATCTacagagatttctcaatgccgctaaaaagtacggtatcaccttcaacaatgataaaagtgctattgcgactaataaagtatgcctcctaggctacgaaatctcacaagggcaattaagaccagaccccgaaagatttcaagcattgagaaacctacctccaccacaagacatgaaatcacaaaagcgggtgattggactactgtcctattattctcaatggatcccaaatttctccaacaagatccatttattggtgaacaacaaagcctttcctccccctgaacaagtacaacaagcttttaaacagctaaaacacgaacttgaaaacgctgctgtgtcgacgatagactacaatcgaccactaacagtcgaaacagatgcctctgacatcgcgattgccgccactcttaatcaagacggccgtcctgtcgccttcttttcaagaacactcactaatagtgaacgcagacactcagcagtggaaaaggaagcatacgctatcgtagaagccctgagaaaatggctacattaccttatcagtagacccttcacattggttacagatcaacgctcagtgtcttttatgtttgaccagcagaacaagggcaagatcaaaaacgaaaagattcaaagatggcgactggagcttagttgtttccaatatgacgtcgtatatcgacccgggaaacaaaacgctgcggcggataccttttcaaggaaccactttgcgtcagcaatgactggagaagacctcaaactgttacacaacaacctctgtcacccaggggtcacgagactcctccatttcgttcggactaagaacttacctttttcctgcgaggacgtccgcaaagtggtaaaccaatgtaaaacttgcgctgaactgaagcctagattcttcaaacagttttcaggcACCCTCATCAAAGCTACCCAACCATATCAGAGAGTAAGCATTGATTTTAAGGggccactcccatctgctactcacaataaatacttattaacaatggtggatgagtactcacgcttcccatttgcctacccatgtcccgatatgtcctcatccactgtcataaagtgtttaaatcagctgttttcctttgttgggatgccagagtacgtccattctgacagaggtacgtcctttatgtcgagggaggtgcaatcctttctgcacgagaggggaatagctacaagtagaacaaccgcctttaatccttcaggcaacggacaaattgaacgactaaacaaaactctatggaacgctgttactttagcactgaaagacctcgatctcccgatctcgagatgggagcttgtcttgaaccaggccctatactcgattagatcattactatctacggcaacaaacgaaactccacatgagagagttttccggttcaaccggaaatcctccttcgggatatctatccccacttggctatctagcccaggtagagtgttgctgagaagagagaaccgatcttcaaagtatgatcctCTCACGGAGGAAGTCGAATTGCTGATGTGCAACCCCCAATATGCTGTCGTAcggttgcccagcggtaaagaggagacggtctctctaagacgcttggctcccaccccctccccatccacaacaacaagtgaaccttcgttcttccctcagggtgaggataatgaatatcctccagAAACTCGAAACACAGAAGTACCAGTCAACACCcctacggtgatacaagaaaggaaagaacccctggtaggctctgaggacctccgagcgcttcctcttgaaaataccccacttgacgctcaggaactcactagtgactcccaaactgtagaacaggatagtcaaccccgttacaacttgagagagagaagaaccagaccgaactatagagtctag